One genomic segment of Manis javanica isolate MJ-LG chromosome 7, MJ_LKY, whole genome shotgun sequence includes these proteins:
- the LOC140850316 gene encoding uncharacterized protein translates to MTENHCLKNHEFSVSSVSSNLWTLPFSEGLLGTAQRPGTPGGLLQALSSSNWGSDATGHGVGRLRAGSRSFRNSQGAAVQNWWLREDAFSSRPGSSIAHSAARKAVRARPRPRGPVPGPRGAGRGARRPGPRLPVRTGGPPACPDAVPGPPPWPPGLGPRPGRSHPPSGGAGSPGPAAAAGTGVPGGPIPDGARPGPGCGLACGTPADLPPEAAALARDALPPRLASTLTGGGGPEGSEPGALHLWARRAPACRRAPPQASSGKYPAENTLLETEEILLGRIPPSSPSLPRLLPSPREKGNSTSTPGRELWFPQAFPNPH, encoded by the exons AtgactgagaaccactgcttaaAGAACCACGAGTTCAGTGTGAGCTCGGTAAGCTCTAATCTGTGGACCCTGCCATTCAGTGAAGGTCTGCTGGGGACAGCACAGAGGCCAGGAACACCGGGAGGACTTCTGCAGGCCCTCAGCTCCTCCAACTGGGGCAGTGATGCAACCGGGCATGGAGTTGGGAGACTCAGAGCTGGTTCCAGGTCTTTCCGTAACTCCCAAGGGGCAGCTGTACAAAACTGGTGGCTTAGGGAAGATGCCTTCTCCAGTCGCCCTGGCTCAAGCATAGCCCAT TCGGCGGCCCGGAAGGCTGTGCGCGCCCGGCCCAGGCCGCGCGGCCCGGTTCCCGGACCCCGAGGGGCGGGGAGAGGCGCCCGGCGCCCCGGGCCCAGACTCCCAGTCCGGACGGGCGGCCCGCCCGCCTGCCCGGACGCCGTGCCTGGGCCCCCGCCCTGGCCTCCGGGCCTGGGCCCGCGGCCGGGGCGCAGCCACCCGCCCAGCGGCGGAGCAGGGAGCCCCGGCCCGGCCGCAGCGGCGGGCACCGGTGTCCCCGGCGGCCCCATCCCGGACGGCGCCAGGCCCGGGCCCGGCTGCGGCCTCGCCTGCGGGACCCCGGCCGACCTGCCGCCCGAGGCCGCGGCCCTGGCCCGGGACGCGCTCCCTCCCCGCCTGGCGTCTACACTGACCGGCGGCGGCGGCCCGGAAGGCTCCGAGCCGGGGGCGCTGCACCTCTGGGCCCGCCGGGCGCCTGCCTGCCGCCGCGCTCCGCCCCAAGCGAGTAGTGGCAA ATACCCTGCTGAAAACACACTTTTGGAAACTGAGGAGATCCTTTTGGGGAggatccctccctcctctccatcCCTACCCCGACTCCTACCCTCACCGAGAGAAAAAGGCAACTCGACATCTACCCCGGGGCGCGAACTTTGGTTCCCACAGGCCTTCCCGAATCCGCACTGA